A stretch of Lactuca sativa cultivar Salinas chromosome 6, Lsat_Salinas_v11, whole genome shotgun sequence DNA encodes these proteins:
- the LOC111894177 gene encoding uncharacterized protein LOC111894177, whose protein sequence is MYPQKPNNLTNRLNLCKILAIAGFTLFIFFMYVSHYPVLPNSISSDCLSSLKKTFDLPSSPQQVSATDITQLVFAISGSVKAWRDRRSYFREWWRPNVTRGYIFFDKKPTPDLLPWPSELPPYRISENTTKFDVYLRHVKPNVIRIVRTILEAHREGDKDVRWYVMGDDDTVFFVDNLVELLRRYDHTKYYYIGGVSECVKSNFDFSFEMAFGGAGFALSYPLVEALVDNLDACIGIYPFYYVSDQILSACIADLGVPLTPERGFHQIDLVHDISGYLSAHPQAPLISLHHLDIAFPIFPGINRHTSVAHLMNAAKFDQSRLLQQTVCYHKEKNWAFSIASGYSIYIYEQYIPRSILRRPFETFTPWSLKRHPPDYMFNTRLLVPDDPCETPHVFFFHSIKRLGNDNNTTDEIVMTYIRSMQRRLPPCSSNHSADYISRIEVYSPASKLSFVSS, encoded by the exons ATGTACCCGCAAAAGCCTAATAATTTAACAAATCGATTAAATCTATGCAAGATTTTGGCGATTGCAGGCTTCACCCTTTTCATTTTCTTCATGTATGTTTCACATTATCCAGTTTTACCTAATTCGATATCTTCCGACTGCCTTTCATCTCTCAAGAAAACATTCGATTTACCTTCTTCACCACAACAAGTATCTGCCACAGACATCACCCAACTGGTATTCGCCATCTCAGGATCCGTCAAGGCATggcgggaccggagatcatattTCCGGGAATGGTGGCGGCCAAACGTCACAAGAGGATACATCTTCTTCGACAAAAAACCAACCCCAGATCTTCTCCCATGGCCATCGGAGCTTCCTCCGTATCGTATCTCTGAAAACACCACCAAGTTCGATGTATACTTGAGGCATGTGAAGCCTAATGTTATCAGAATCGTGAGAACAATCCTGGAAGCGCATAGAGAAGGAGACAAAGATGTCAGATGGTACGTTATGGGAGACGATGATACAGTTTTCTTCGTGGATAATTTGGTGGAGCTTTTAAGGAGGTATGATCATACAAAATATTATTACATCGGTGGTGTTTCTGAATGCGTTAAGTCGAATTTTGACTTCTCCTTCGAGATGGCATTTGGTGGTGCAGGATTCGCGTTGAGCTACCCGTTGGTGGAGGCTTTGGTCGATAATCTTGATGCATGCATCGGAATTTACCCGTTTTACTACGTTAGCGATCAGATTTTGAGCGCTTGCATTGCTGATCTTGGTGTTCCTCTTACTCCTGAAAGAGGATTTCATCAG ATTGATTTGGTGCATGATATATCTGGGTATCTATCGGCGCACCCACAAGCACCATTGATCTCCCTCCACCATCTCGATATCGCGTTTCCAATCTTCCCCGGAATAAACCGCCACACGTCCGTCGCACATCTCATGAACGCTGCTAAATTTGATCAATCACGACTTCTTCAACAAACCGTTTGTTACCACAAGGAAAAGAACTGGGCATTCTCCATAGCTTCGGGCTACTCTATTTACATTTACGAGCAATACATCCCACGTAGCATTCTCCGAAGACCTTTCGAAACATTTACTCCATGGAGCTTGAAACGACATCCACCTGATTACATGTTCAATACGAGATTATTAGTTCCTGATGATCCATGTGAAACTCCTCATGTATTCTTCTTTCATTCTATAAAGAGACTCGGTAATGATAACAATACAACGGATGAAATCGTGATGACTTACATTCGATCCATGCAACGTCGGTTGCCCCCTTGTTCTTCAAATCACTCCGCAGATTATATTTCGAGGATTGAAGTTTACTCTCCGGCATCAAAATTAAGCTTTGTAAGCTCATGA